The following is a genomic window from Nitrosomonas communis.
ATGGGCAAACTACATCCACTTTACTTGCACTGCCTTTCTAATATTTGGAGCGGGTGAAGGGAATCGAACCCTCGTCGTAAGCTTGGAAGGCTTCTGCTCTACCATTGAGCTACACCCGCATACTTTAGAAAACTCACCCATCCCTATAATTTATGATTAAGCACTGAATTCACATACCTAACCGTTCTTTCAGCAACTAAAAATATGGTGGAGGGGGAAGGATTCGAACCTTCGAAGGCAGAGCCGTCAGATTTACAGTCTGATCCCTTTGACCGCTCGGGAACCCCTCCAAATTAATCCATCATTATGGATGCATTATAGCCCTAAGTCAATAAATACATTATTATTCCTTAGCACGATTAATATCTGCCAATGATGAGCTTAAGTCAGAATTGGGATGAATAGGTATATTCCTGATTATTATTCCTCGGATCACTCACATCAATCTCCCCACTGAACAATGAAGCTAGCGCAGATTTCAATATTTTTATAAAAAATCAATCTAAAAATCTGCTTCAAATAATAAAAAAGAGTTGCATTATAACATTGCAACCCTTTCCTTTCATTGGTGGGTCTGGCTGGACTCGAACCAGCGACCAAGGGATTATGAGTCCCCTGCTCTAACCAACTGAGCTACAGACCCATTTGAGCTATTAATTTATTATGAATATATAGTACACACAGTCCGTTTCTATTACCCGGTATTAATTTGTGCTGGATAACGTATTTATAAAGTCATCCGCATTTCCATATCGGCCAATCTGCAAATTGATATATCAGCAGCTCAAGAATTAAGAATACGAATATTATATCTTATGTAGCGCGATAATAAATTATGAGTTTATGAATTTCCTGTGTCCAAAAAGCTACGCAGGCGATCGGAACGAGCTGGATGCCGTAGTTTTCTCAATGCCTTTGCCTCTATTTGACGAATACGCTCACGAGTAACATCGAACTGTTTTCCAACTTCCTCTAAGGTATGATCAGTATTCATTTCAATACCAAAACGCATGCGCAAAACTTTTGCCTCTCGTGGCGTCAGAGAATCGAGCACATCCTTAGTAGCGTTGCGCAAACTAGCATAAACAGCAGCATCAGCGGGCGCCACAGTAGATGAATCTTCTATAAAATCTCCCAAGTGGGAATCTTCATCATCACCAATAGGTGTTTCCATCGAGATTGGCTCTTTAGAAATCTTGAGGATTTTTCTAATCTTCTCTTCAGGCATCTCCATTTTTTCGGCTAACAATGCTGGTTCTGGCTCTTGCCCCGTTTCTTGCAGAATCTGACGCGAGATACGATTCATTTTATTAATTGTTTCAATCATATGAACAGGAATTCGAATGGTACGAGCCTGATCAGCAATAGAACGTGTTATTGCCTGACGTATCCACCATGTTGCATAAGTAGAAAATTTGTAACCACGCCGATATTCAAATTTATCGACAGCCTTCATCAAACCAATATTACCTTCTTGGATGAGATCCAAAAATTGTAATCCACGATTAGTATACTTTTTAGCAATCGAAATCACCAATCGCAAATTAGCTTCTGTCATTTCACGTTTTGCACGCCGCGCTTTAGCCTCACCAGTAGTCATTCGGCGATTAATCTCTTTCAGTTCTTTGATAGGGATTTTGGCTTGCTCTTGCAGAGAAAGCAAACATTGCTGCTGCTCCATAATAGCGGGCATGAAATGCCTTAGTGACTGACCGCAAGGCTTATTAGATTCAACCTCTGACTTAACCCACTCCAGATTGGTCTCATTACCAGGAAAACCCTTGATAAAATAATTTCTTGGCATGTTTGCTTTGGTGACGCACAGATCCATAATTTTACGCTCGCAATTGCGAATTTCATTAACAAGATCGCGCTGTGAATCACATAATTTTTCCACCATCTTGGCCGAGAATCTCATAGCCATGAGTTCGGATGAAATTTTTTCCTGAAGAGCTTTATATTTTTTATCCTCCCGCGAACCATTTTTTTCGATTATTTTTTGCATTTCGTTATAGGCTTCGCGAATCTCTAAAAAACGTTCTAACACATCATTTTTTAACTTAATCAAGCTGGCGCTCGCTACCGCAACTCCGCTCTCATCTTCCATGTCATCAGAAACAAAATCCTGTTCAAGCGGCTCATCAGACATCTCTTCATTAAGGATTTCTTGAGCATCATCATCAAGAAATCCATCCACCAATTCATCAACACGCAACCGATCATTTTCAACTTCGGTTGCCAAATCTAGAATATCTGCAATAATCGTTGGGCATGCAGAAATAGCCTGTATCATATGCCTCAAACCATCTTCAATACGTTTTGCTATTTCTATCTCACTTTCGCGTGTCAATAATTCTACCGACCCCATCTCACGCATATACATGCGCACTGGATCAGTAGTACGACCAAATTCCGAATCTACACTAGAAAGCGCTGCCTCAGCCTCTTCAACCACATCCTCATCAGTTACAGCAGTTGCTGTATCAGACATTAATAATGCTTCTGCATCTGGCGCCTCATCATGAACAGAAATTCCCATATCATTGATCATGCTAATGACACCTTCAATCTGCTCTGCATCTAGCATATCATCAGGCAAGTGATCATTAATTTCAGCATAAGTTAAATAACCCCGTTCCTTACCCTGAACAATCAATTTCTTAAGCCGCATCTTCCTTGCCTCGATATCTTGAGGCGCAGATGACAAGGTTTCCTCAACCATTTCTTCTACATTATCATTATTCGATGCTTTAATTTTTTTGGATGCTTTCATTTTCGCCGATTTTATCTTAGTTAACTCCGACTGATTATCAATAATCGGATTCTCTGTATTTAATTCTGGTGTTAATTGTTTTGTATCCATATTTCAAGTGCCCGAGCACCCATCACTGCAAAAAGATCCCATCTTTATTTTTGTTACCCAATCTATGTATACCCATTAACTTTAGTAACCAGGTCTATTTTTTGTTCAAGGGCTATCGCTTGCTCAGTTATTAACTTTTATCATTCTCTTAGTCACCGCTGACTAATCTACTAAATTTGCTAAAATTTAGATAATATAGACCAATAAATTCTAAAATCTTTGAGTATATCAAAAATTCATCATGACACATCTCATTCAGAGGTGGTTTTATAACTCTCTTTCATTTTTCGCAAATATATCTTGCTAACTATCAACACCACGTCACCTTGTTATTTTTTGTTCAATTAACCAATGAAAAGTTCAAATATATAACAGCTATTTAATTAATTATTAAATAATAAATACCCAATCTGCATTTGCCCCTTCCAATAAATATTATGATAATAAACTTGTTTAAGAAACATATAATTGCTGCAATTCTCGTTTTTCTTCTGAGGTAAGCAAATTTAGAGGTTTACTATGCAGCACAGCCATTCTTTGTTTGCGGCGCATTTCTCTCAACCGCAGCAATATTCCGGTAAACTCTGCGTCTATATCGACCCCTTCTCCCCACATACTTATTTCTTTTTCTATTGTTTCTAATAATTCATAACATGGGTTATCACAGAAATATGCCTTAATCGATAACAATGTTGCCTCTTCTAAGTCCTGCGGTGATAAAGCATTAAAAAAATCCATCAGTTCTATCAATAATGTCTTTTCATCATTTTCTTCATCATCTCCTGTCAGCATACTTTTTTCTAGCTTCCCGACATATACTGGATCGTGTAGGATTAATTGAATTAGTTTACGATAAGGTGTGACTGGTTGCGGTCGCTTCAGATTAGGCCGAGAAAAAAGATCTTTTCGCTTAATTTGCAATAACCCCTCCAATTCGTTTTGGTTAATAGAAGTGAGTTGTGCCAACTGTTTTATCAGCATAAGCGCAAGAACCGGAGCGCCACTTATCTGAGCCAATAACGGCCGTGCATGTTGCACCAAACCAGCACGTCCTTCGCTAGTTTGCAGATTCACACGCCCAGATAATTCACCATAAAAAAACTTGGAGAGAGGTAGCGCCTGATCGACAAGCGCTTCAAATGATTCTTTACCATGCTTACGAACATAGCTATCGGGATCCTCATTCTCTGGTAGAAACAGAAAACTTATCTCTTTTCCATCCCGTAATTGAGATAAACTATTTTCGAGCGCACGCCAAGCTGCTTTCCTTCCCGCACTATCACCATCGAAACAAAAAATGATTTTATCTGTTTGACGCAGTAGCTTCTGGATATGAAACGGTGTAGTAGCAGTACCAAGCGTAGCAACCGCATAGTCTATATCATGTTGCGCAAGCATAACTACGTCCATATATCCTTCTACCACTAAAGCTCGCCCTGCTTTACGGATCGCCTTGCTGGCTGCAAACAAATTATAAAGTTCACGCCCCTTTATAAATAAAGGCGTCTCAGGAGAATTTAAATACTTTGGCTCTCCAGCATCCAATACCCTTCCACCAAAACCGATTACCCTGCCTTTCTGGTCTAAAATTGGGAACATAATGCGGTTACGGAACCGGTCATAATGTTTACCATCATTGCCACGTATGACCAAGCCTACTTTTACCAACACATTTTCGGATTGCTTTAGCGGGTATTCAGAAAATACAGAAGCAAGATTCTGTCGGTTAGCCGGCGCATAACCAACTCCAAAACGAACCGCGATTTCTCCCGTTATACCGCGCTTTTTTAAATAAGCAATAGCCTGCTCAGCGTTCTTAAGTTGACTACGATAATATTGAGCGGCAGTTTTCATCGATTCAACCATCTGCTGCACAGACTCCTCAGCTTTATCTTGCTCACCTTCTTTTTTAGTAAGCGAGAAGTGAGATTCAAATACTCGAGAATAAGTTACAACTTGTTGAGATGGAATTTGCAATCCAGCAGAAGCAGCCAAATTCTCAACCGCATCAATAAAACTCATTCCGGTATGCTCAATCAGAAAATTAATGGCGTTACCATGCTTTCCGCAACCGAAACAATGATAGAACTGTTTTGTTGGACTAACCACAAATGACGGGGTTTTTTCATTATGAAACGGGCAGCACGCGCTAAAATTGCCACCAGCTTTCCTCAATGGCACATAACGCCCAACTACATCCGTTATATCTATGCGATTGAGCAACTCTTGAATAAACGATTGAGGAACCATTTATTAAAGTAGGCCAATAATTAACTGATTATCGATGAGGTGAATAAATACTTGACTACTACCCCAAACACATAAACTAAGATAAGTTGTCCTTTAATAAAATCAAGAGGAAATTTTTTTCTTCACTAGCGCGGCTACTTGAGTCATATCTGCACATCCAGTCAATTTAGATTTTAACAAAGCCATGATCTTACCCATCCGCTGCTGCCCTGCATCTCCTACTAAAGCGATCACTTCGTCCACTATCCTAGTAACTTCAGCCTCACTCATCATTTGAGGCATATAAGTAAGCAGCACGTCCACTTCATATTTTTCGGCATCAGCTAAATCTTGCCGGCGCGCAGCCTCATATTGCGTGATCGAATCTCTACGCTGTTTAAGCATTTTCTCAATTACTGCAATGATCGCTGTATCATCTAGCTCAATACGCTCATCAACTTCTCGCTGTTTAATAGCTGCTTGCAATAATCGAATAGCGTCACGCTTTTTTGAGTCCCCCGCGCGCATGGCAACCTTCATGTCTTCTGTAATTTTCTGCCTCAAATTCATAACAAAGCAGCCTAGTAAGTTTGTCTTACGAATTCATGACCAACTAATAAAGTTTTTTCGGGAGTAATTGACTACGCAAACGTTTATAGGTACGCTTGACAGCTGCTGCATGTTTACGTTTACGTTCTGCAGTTGGCTTTTCATAAAATTCGCGCGCGCGCAATTCAGTAAGTAATCCAGTTTTCTCAACCGAGCGTTTAAAACGACGCATGGCAACTTCAAATGGCTCATTTTCCTTGACTTTAACAGTGGTCATAAAGTAGTAATCCCTTTCGGTCTCCTTCTATTTTTATTGAATGTTAATAATTCTGCAAAAGCTTATAAATATAACATTATTATTTTCTTAATAAAAGCATGCAATAAGAAAAGCTTTTGGATGCAATGAAGAAGATATTAAGCAAACATCAACCATATTTTCTCATACACCACTTTTTACTCTTCTCTTTCTCTCACCAAAAGGTTTAAAATTGGACACAAAGAGATTCAATATAGTTTCTATTGACATTAAAAATGATTGTGCTTGGTATTGAAACGTCATGTGATGAAACAGGTATTGCCCTTTATCACACAAAATATGGTTTATTAAGTCACACGCTATATTCACAAACTGAAATACATAATGAATATGGCGGAGTTGTACCAGAACTAGCCTCACGCGACCATATTCGCCGTGTCATACCGCTTATCAAACAAGCTTTGAAAGAAGCCAATATTTGTTTGAAAGAAGTTAACGCTATTGCCTACACTCAAGGACCTGGTCTGGCAGGAGCTTTACTAGTAGGCGCATGTATTGGTTCCGCACTGTCATTCGCTCTTGAAATCCCAATACTGAATATTCATCATCTTGAAGGCCATCTTCTGTCTCCTCTATTATCGACACCTTCCCCTACGTTTCCTTTTGTAGCCCTTCTCGTTTCTGGTGGTCACACTCAGTTAATAAAGGTTAATGGAATAGGAGAATATATATTGCTTGGCGAAACGGTAGATGATGCGGCAGGTGAAGCTTTTGATAAAACAGCAAAACTTCTTGGGTTAGATTACCCCGGCGGGCGAGCACTTGCCGAACTTGCGGAACAAGGTCAATCGGGTCGTTTTAAACTTCCTCGCCCTATGCGGTATAGCGGGGACTTTAACTTTAGTTTCAGCGGATTAAAAACTGCGGTATCAACTTTAATCAAAAATCATCATATTACACAGCAAACCGGTGCTGACATTGCACTTGCCTTTCAAGAAGCGGTCATAGACATTCTGGCAGAAAAATCTTTGTCCGCTCTCATGCAAAATGGTCTTAGTCAACTGGTCATAGCGGGTGGAGTAGGAGCAAATATCCAATTACGTAAAAGGCTCGTTCGCGAAACAACCAACATAGGCGCAACAGTATTTTTTCCAGAATTTGAATTCTGTACTGACAATGGCGCCATGATCGCTTTTGCTGGAGCAATGCGTCTACAACAACAAGAGATTAACTACCAGCATAGTATGAGCTGCTTTACAGTAAGAGCCAGGTGGGATCTGGAAATGTTGTAAGCATCTTCGATTTCAACTCACAATCTGCTTTTTTCTCCAATGCGTGCTTCTTTACCTATAGCTAGATTGATGAAATTTGATTTATGCCGCCAAAGAAGTAACAATGAAATAATAGTAGTAGCCCAGACATTTATTTTGGAGTCAAATAGAATAAACGCATAAATTGGCGCTAACAGAGCAGCAACCATAGCAGATAATGAAGATATACGCCAAAGCATGGCAACTAAAATCCACGTAAATATTACCAATAGTCCTAATAAAGGATCCAAACCGAGTAGCACACCTGCCGATGTCGCCACCCCTTTGCCACCTTTAAAACCAAGAAAGATTGGAAACAAGTGACCAAGAAAAACAGCTATTGCAACACCCGCAACCGCTTCATTTCCTAGTTGCCAAGCTTGTGAAAAATAATTAGCGAGTATCACTGCCAGCCAACCTTTGCCAGCATCACCTAGTAATGTCACAACTGCTGCCACTTTCTTGCCACTACGCAACACATTTGTTGCCCCGGGATTTTTCGAGCCATATGTTCTTGGATCAGGTAAATTAAATAACCAACTTGCTACCACTGCAAATGAAACTGAACCCAGCAAATAAGCGGCTAACAACAATAATCCTACTTCCATATCATCACCAAAATAGCATCACCTTCATAAATAGACTAGAATCGCGATAACAACACACAAAAATATTTCTTTAATTTATTCCACCAAGGTTATAGATCATTTTAAATCCTAATAATGGATATCATCTTTCTTCATGACTTCAAAGCAAAAACACTGATTGGAATTTATCCATGGGAAAAAAAGATTGCTCAAACAATCGAACTTAATCTTGAAATCGCCCTACCAACCAATCGAGCTTGTTTTACTGACAAACTTGAAGATGCACTGGATTATTCTCTGATTATCAAGCGCATCAACGATATTTTAGCCACCAAACAATTCTCTTTACTTGAGGCATTAGCTGAACATATCGCACAAATTATTTTGACAGAATTTAATTCACCTTGGGTAAAAGTAAGTGCAGCCAAACTTGACATTATTAAAGGAGTAAAAAAGCTAGGTGTATGTATTGAACGAAAATCATAGCCCTTCTCTTAGCCTATTCCTATTTTGCTACCCGCCTATTTACTTTATTCTATTTGATCAGGAATTCTCTTGATCCTGAGGTAACTTTAAACGATGTTTGCCCACATTTTTAACCTACTCTATACCGCGTCGGATCAGAGATATCTGCCGCTAAAAATCCTGCTCTACGAATGCGACAAGCATCACATAGGCCACAAGCAGAGCCACTTTCATCAGCTTGATAACATGATACAGTCAAGGCATAATCAACCCCTAGCTCTTTTCCTAAACTAATAATTTCTTTCTTAGAAAGGTTAAGAAGTGGCGCATGCAGCATCAGCTTATTCCCCTCTCTGGCAGTTTTGGTAGCAAGATTGGACATTTTCTCAAAGGCTTCAATGTAATCAGGTCGGCAATCTGGATAGCCAGAATAATCGATAGCATTCACTCCAATAAATATATCGTGACTTCCGAGCACTTCAGCCCAGGCTAAAGCTAAAGAGAGCATGACCGTATTTCTGGCAGGAACATAAGTAACTGGAATACCTGTGGTTGTCCCTCCAGTAGGCACCGCAATAGACCTGTCAGTAAGAGCAGATCCTCCCAATGCGCTCAAGTCAATACTAATAGTTCGATGCATCTTTATACCCATGGATTGGCCGACCTTCCGCGCTGCAGCCAACTCTGATTGATGACGTTGCCCATAATCAATACTTAAGGCATAACATGCAAATCCTTTATCGCAAGCCATAGCAAGCGTCGTCGCAGAATCCAGGCCCCCCGATAAAAGTACGACTGCTTTTCTCATAAAACCATATGTTGATTTAAAGGAAGAACAGTTTTCAAAAATGCTGAATCTTCACCGCCCTGCTACCTCTCCCCAGAGTATCTTATGCAGCTGAAGCTGTAATCTAACCGGTAAGCGATCTTTTAATATCCAGTCAGCAAGCTTGGCTGGATCGAGTTGACCATACACTGGTGAAAATAATACTGGACAAATCTGATGGAGACATCGTTCGTAAAATACATCCACTGCCCATCGATAATCTGCTTCATCACATAAAACAAACTTCAATTCATCCTGGTCAGTTAAATAATCGAGATTGGACCAACGATTTTTTGCAACTTCTCCCGAACCGGGTGTTTTAATATCCATAATCTTGGAAACCCTTTTATCCAGTTTGGATATATCGAGCGCACCGCTCGTTTCAATCGATACCGAATAACCTGTATCACATAATACTTTTAGCAGGGTGGAACAAGCTTTCTGCGCCAGTGGCTCACCTCCAGTAACTGTAATATAACGAGAGGCATAATTTGAAGCTTTATTCAGCACATCAGCAATTGACATATTCTCGCCCCCTGAAAATGCATACTCCGTATCACAATATCCACACCGTAGCGGACAGCCAGTCAAACGGATAAACACGGTTGGTAGACCAGTGCGACTGGTTTCACCTTGGATAGAATAAAATATCTCACTTACACGCAATACTTCTGCTTCGGGTTTTTGTGTAGCATGTTGTCGTAGTAGAGAGAGGGAATGCATTACGTCTTTAGAGACAGCTTTAACAATTGCTTCTTTCATTGTTAAATCTTATTTAAGGTTAGCAAGACGCCGTCTAGCTTTATCAGCAGCGTCACTATTGGGATATTTTGTGACTAAGCTTTGTAATGTTGTTTTGGCTGCAGCAACCTCAGCCATTTCTATTTGGCTACTTGCAATATTGAGCATGGCATCAGGCGCCTTTCCACTTTTCGGATAATTCTCGATCACTTTTTGCTGTGCCCGGATGGCAGAACTAAAATCACGTAATGCATAATAAGCATTTCCAATCCAGTAGGCAGCTCCTGGTGCTAAATTAGAGGTAGGGTAACGCGTAATAAAATTCTCAAATTGCGTGATCGCTCCTGAATAATTACCTTCTTTGAATAAGCTATAACTTGCGTTATAAGCATCGCGCTCTGATAGGTCTGTAGCCCGATCTTTAGACTGTACTACGCTGCTCGTTTCGGCCTCTGGCGTAGCAGAAGGAGCCGTTTTAGCTGTTGTCTCTGGTGGAGAACCCAACCCTATCGAAGCATCATGGGATGTCGGCTCTACTTGTCTCAATCGGTTATCCAAATCCAGATAAAAATCTTTCTGCTGTTTCTTCAAAATCTTATTTTCTTCATGCAATATCTCAATTTGCCCACGCAGTTTCCCAAGCTCAATTTTAAATGTTTCGATCTGAGTATAAAGCTCCAATACCGCCTGATTCTTAAGCGCTTCCTCCATGCTGACAATACGCGCCTCCAACTCTTGCATTTGTTTTTGCATAACCTCTATCTGCTCACGGGCATGTGCATCATCAAATAGCCCCGCGAAGCTTACATTATAACTAAACAAAAACAATAGTATGGAAGCACGTACCAACATTAGTATTCCCCTTGATAAAGAATATCGGCTCGACGATTCTCAGTCCATGCAGATTCATCACGTCCTGCTGCACGAGGTTTTTCCTCACCTAGGCTTACTGACTCAATTTGATGATCACGAGCGCCCGAGAGCAACATAGCATTTTTTACGCTATCTGCCCGACGCTGACCAAGTGCAAGATTATACTCACGGCTTCCACGTTCATCGGTATTACCTTGTATTAATACCTTAGAGTTTGAGTTATCCCGCAGGTACCTAGCATGCGCCAGCACTAAATCTCTGTATTCGTTTTTTATTGTATAGTTATCAAAGTCAAAATAGATACTCCGCTGAGAAAGAATGTTAGAAGGATCTCGTAATGGATCCATGCCAAATCCACCTCCACCGGCTCTCATACCTTCTTGTGCCCCCGCACCCATCCCACCCCCACCCATAGTTCGGTCTTCCAATTCACTGGTAGGTTGTGTAGTTTTGCTTGCGCACGCTGACAATAAACAGATTATCAACACACTCAAAATTTTTTTCATTCTTTACCTTAAAAATTAATTAATAAATTTGCTTGTACGCTGCGATCTCAGCAAAGGACCCCATACTGGCTCTCTGATATCGCCAGCTTGTGAAGTCAGACGCTGCTTTGTTTGTCCATCGCTCGAAACGGCGGATAATATACCACGCCCTCCTATTTCAGTAGCATATAAAATCATCTTGCCATTGGGTGCGAAACTAGGAGATTCATCAAATTTTGAATCGGTTAATATTTGGACTTGTCGCCTAGCAAAATCCTGTACAGCAACATTAAACTTACCATCATGACGATGAATATAAGCAAAGCTTTTTCCATCTGGGCTAAAACGCGGACTTACATTGTAGCTTCCTTCAAATGTTAGTCGCTCAGCTGTACCAGCTTGATTTCCTGTTATTGCCACGCGGTATATTTGTGGACTACCACCACGATCTGAAGTAAAAATAATCGATCGGCCATCGGGTGAGAAACTTGGTTCCGTATCAATTCCTGAACTTTGGGTAAGCCTTTGCGCCCCACTTCCATCTGCATTAATCAAGAATATTTGTGATCCACCCTGCATGGTCAACACGACAGCTAGCTTACTGCCATCTGGAGACCAAGCTGGCGCGCTATTACTTCCCTTAAAATTAGCGACCGCTTTCCGATTGCGCGTCAACAATTCCTGCACATAAACCACAGGTTTTTTGTTTTCAAATGAGACATAGGCGAGTTTGCTGCCATCAGGTGACCAAGCAGGAGAAATAATAGGCTCGGTATATTCGATGACTGATTGTGCATTATGACCATCAGAATCAGCCACCTGCAGCGCATATTTATTACCTTGCTTCAATACATAAGCAATACGAGTACTAAATACTCCAATATCACCTGTCAATGCTTCATAAATGATGTCAGCAATACGATGGGCAACAGCGCTTAGCTGATCGGCTGAAACGGTACTGGTAAATCCAGTTAACTGGACCTGCTTGGCAACATCCATCAAGCGAAAGCGTACCTCAATCCGCCCATCGGGTAGCATTGCCGTATTGCCTATCACGAGCGCACTTGCTCCTTGATTCTGCCAATCTGCATACACAATTTCTTCCGGTTCATGAGGTGTATGACCCAGTGAATCTACTAACTTAAATAAACCTGTGCGCC
Proteins encoded in this region:
- the rpsU gene encoding 30S ribosomal protein S21, with product MTTVKVKENEPFEVAMRRFKRSVEKTGLLTELRAREFYEKPTAERKRKHAAAVKRTYKRLRSQLLPKKLY
- the queE gene encoding 7-carboxy-7-deazaguanine synthase QueE, with product MHSLSLLRQHATQKPEAEVLRVSEIFYSIQGETSRTGLPTVFIRLTGCPLRCGYCDTEYAFSGGENMSIADVLNKASNYASRYITVTGGEPLAQKACSTLLKVLCDTGYSVSIETSGALDISKLDKRVSKIMDIKTPGSGEVAKNRWSNLDYLTDQDELKFVLCDEADYRWAVDVFYERCLHQICPVLFSPVYGQLDPAKLADWILKDRLPVRLQLQLHKILWGEVAGR
- a CDS encoding GatB/YqeY domain-containing protein — its product is MNLRQKITEDMKVAMRAGDSKKRDAIRLLQAAIKQREVDERIELDDTAIIAVIEKMLKQRRDSITQYEAARRQDLADAEKYEVDVLLTYMPQMMSEAEVTRIVDEVIALVGDAGQQRMGKIMALLKSKLTGCADMTQVAALVKKKISS
- the ybgF gene encoding tol-pal system protein YbgF; this translates as MLVRASILLFLFSYNVSFAGLFDDAHAREQIEVMQKQMQELEARIVSMEEALKNQAVLELYTQIETFKIELGKLRGQIEILHEENKILKKQQKDFYLDLDNRLRQVEPTSHDASIGLGSPPETTAKTAPSATPEAETSSVVQSKDRATDLSERDAYNASYSLFKEGNYSGAITQFENFITRYPTSNLAPGAAYWIGNAYYALRDFSSAIRAQQKVIENYPKSGKAPDAMLNIASSQIEMAEVAAAKTTLQSLVTKYPNSDAADKARRRLANLK
- a CDS encoding dihydroneopterin aldolase, encoding MDIIFLHDFKAKTLIGIYPWEKKIAQTIELNLEIALPTNRACFTDKLEDALDYSLIIKRINDILATKQFSLLEALAEHIAQIILTEFNSPWVKVSAAKLDIIKGVKKLGVCIERKS
- the dnaG gene encoding DNA primase codes for the protein MVPQSFIQELLNRIDITDVVGRYVPLRKAGGNFSACCPFHNEKTPSFVVSPTKQFYHCFGCGKHGNAINFLIEHTGMSFIDAVENLAASAGLQIPSQQVVTYSRVFESHFSLTKKEGEQDKAEESVQQMVESMKTAAQYYRSQLKNAEQAIAYLKKRGITGEIAVRFGVGYAPANRQNLASVFSEYPLKQSENVLVKVGLVIRGNDGKHYDRFRNRIMFPILDQKGRVIGFGGRVLDAGEPKYLNSPETPLFIKGRELYNLFAASKAIRKAGRALVVEGYMDVVMLAQHDIDYAVATLGTATTPFHIQKLLRQTDKIIFCFDGDSAGRKAAWRALENSLSQLRDGKEISFLFLPENEDPDSYVRKHGKESFEALVDQALPLSKFFYGELSGRVNLQTSEGRAGLVQHARPLLAQISGAPVLALMLIKQLAQLTSINQNELEGLLQIKRKDLFSRPNLKRPQPVTPYRKLIQLILHDPVYVGKLEKSMLTGDDEENDEKTLLIELMDFFNALSPQDLEEATLLSIKAYFCDNPCYELLETIEKEISMWGEGVDIDAEFTGILLRLREMRRKQRMAVLHSKPLNLLTSEEKRELQQLYVS
- the plsY gene encoding glycerol-3-phosphate 1-O-acyltransferase PlsY, with protein sequence MEVGLLLLAAYLLGSVSFAVVASWLFNLPDPRTYGSKNPGATNVLRSGKKVAAVVTLLGDAGKGWLAVILANYFSQAWQLGNEAVAGVAIAVFLGHLFPIFLGFKGGKGVATSAGVLLGLDPLLGLLVIFTWILVAMLWRISSLSAMVAALLAPIYAFILFDSKINVWATTIISLLLLWRHKSNFINLAIGKEARIGEKSRL
- the tsaD gene encoding tRNA (adenosine(37)-N6)-threonylcarbamoyltransferase complex transferase subunit TsaD, which gives rise to MIVLGIETSCDETGIALYHTKYGLLSHTLYSQTEIHNEYGGVVPELASRDHIRRVIPLIKQALKEANICLKEVNAIAYTQGPGLAGALLVGACIGSALSFALEIPILNIHHLEGHLLSPLLSTPSPTFPFVALLVSGGHTQLIKVNGIGEYILLGETVDDAAGEAFDKTAKLLGLDYPGGRALAELAEQGQSGRFKLPRPMRYSGDFNFSFSGLKTAVSTLIKNHHITQQTGADIALAFQEAVIDILAEKSLSALMQNGLSQLVIAGGVGANIQLRKRLVRETTNIGATVFFPEFEFCTDNGAMIAFAGAMRLQQQEINYQHSMSCFTVRARWDLEML
- the queC gene encoding 7-cyano-7-deazaguanine synthase QueC; the protein is MRKAVVLLSGGLDSATTLAMACDKGFACYALSIDYGQRHQSELAAARKVGQSMGIKMHRTISIDLSALGGSALTDRSIAVPTGGTTTGIPVTYVPARNTVMLSLALAWAEVLGSHDIFIGVNAIDYSGYPDCRPDYIEAFEKMSNLATKTAREGNKLMLHAPLLNLSKKEIISLGKELGVDYALTVSCYQADESGSACGLCDACRIRRAGFLAADISDPTRYRVG
- the rpoD gene encoding RNA polymerase sigma factor RpoD, whose product is MVEETLSSAPQDIEARKMRLKKLIVQGKERGYLTYAEINDHLPDDMLDAEQIEGVISMINDMGISVHDEAPDAEALLMSDTATAVTDEDVVEEAEAALSSVDSEFGRTTDPVRMYMREMGSVELLTRESEIEIAKRIEDGLRHMIQAISACPTIIADILDLATEVENDRLRVDELVDGFLDDDAQEILNEEMSDEPLEQDFVSDDMEDESGVAVASASLIKLKNDVLERFLEIREAYNEMQKIIEKNGSREDKKYKALQEKISSELMAMRFSAKMVEKLCDSQRDLVNEIRNCERKIMDLCVTKANMPRNYFIKGFPGNETNLEWVKSEVESNKPCGQSLRHFMPAIMEQQQCLLSLQEQAKIPIKELKEINRRMTTGEAKARRAKREMTEANLRLVISIAKKYTNRGLQFLDLIQEGNIGLMKAVDKFEYRRGYKFSTYATWWIRQAITRSIADQARTIRIPVHMIETINKMNRISRQILQETGQEPEPALLAEKMEMPEEKIRKILKISKEPISMETPIGDDEDSHLGDFIEDSSTVAPADAAVYASLRNATKDVLDSLTPREAKVLRMRFGIEMNTDHTLEEVGKQFDVTRERIRQIEAKALRKLRHPARSDRLRSFLDTGNS